A single region of the Novosphingobium sp. genome encodes:
- a CDS encoding MFS transporter, translating into MATPLPHTHPNRGWLAVMAIAIGTFVMVTSEFLPIGLLGAMAKDLSVSTGHAGLMVTIPGMVAALAAPALILSVGRLDRRWLLLVLTGLIVLADLTVAFATDLGTVLLGRVMLGLALGGFWAFSAAVGRRLVEADKGHRAVALILGGISVGTVAGVPLGTMVGEMAGWREAFSAAAGLGVLVLLAQAVLLPKLRGEGSASFADLLALLALPAARTGYAASALIAAAHFAAYTYFEPLLATAGWKGGASLTALLAAYGIAGVLGTWAGERLASTRLLPGFIAVALTVAGSIALVGLGARHDWAVVLGMVSWGAAFGALPVCVQIWIHQAAPERFESGSALMVTVFQLAVAAGALIGGQWVDHVGLGAAFATGTVLALAAALVLMAFALSRHRRPAMAAP; encoded by the coding sequence ATGGCGACTCCCCTCCCCCACACACATCCCAATCGTGGCTGGCTGGCGGTGATGGCGATCGCCATCGGCACCTTCGTCATGGTCACCAGCGAGTTTCTGCCGATCGGCCTGCTAGGGGCCATGGCGAAAGACCTGAGTGTCTCGACCGGGCACGCCGGGTTGATGGTCACCATCCCCGGCATGGTCGCGGCGCTGGCTGCTCCGGCGCTGATCCTCAGCGTCGGGCGGCTGGACCGGCGGTGGTTGCTGCTGGTGCTGACCGGCCTCATCGTCCTGGCCGATCTGACCGTGGCGTTCGCCACCGACCTTGGCACGGTTCTGCTGGGGCGTGTGATGCTCGGTCTCGCGCTGGGAGGATTCTGGGCCTTCTCCGCAGCGGTCGGGCGCAGGCTGGTCGAAGCGGACAAGGGGCACCGTGCGGTGGCGCTGATCCTGGGAGGGATCTCCGTCGGGACAGTCGCGGGCGTGCCGCTTGGAACCATGGTGGGCGAGATGGCCGGATGGCGCGAGGCCTTCTCCGCCGCCGCCGGGCTCGGCGTTCTGGTCCTGCTCGCGCAGGCCGTGCTCCTCCCCAAACTGCGCGGTGAAGGTTCGGCGTCCTTCGCCGATCTTCTGGCCTTGCTGGCGCTGCCCGCCGCCCGGACCGGCTATGCCGCCTCGGCGCTGATCGCGGCGGCGCATTTCGCGGCCTACACCTATTTCGAGCCGCTGCTCGCCACGGCGGGCTGGAAAGGTGGAGCGTCCCTCACCGCCCTGCTGGCCGCCTACGGCATCGCCGGCGTTCTGGGTACCTGGGCGGGCGAGCGGCTGGCTTCAACGCGGCTTCTGCCCGGTTTCATCGCTGTCGCTCTTACCGTGGCAGGCTCGATCGCACTGGTCGGGCTTGGCGCCCGCCATGACTGGGCTGTCGTGCTGGGCATGGTGAGCTGGGGCGCGGCCTTCGGTGCCCTGCCGGTCTGCGTGCAGATATGGATTCACCAGGCCGCGCCCGAGCGGTTCGAAAGCGGATCGGCGCTGATGGTGACCGTCTTCCAGCTGGCCGTGGCTGCCGGCGCACTGATCGGCGGGCAATGGGTCGACCATGTCGGGCTGGGTGCGGCTTTTGCCACCGGTACGGTGCTGGCTCTCGCCGCTGCGCTGGTCCTGATGGCTTTCGCCCTCTCTCGGCACCGCCGTCCAGCGATGGCCGCGCCATAG
- a CDS encoding zinc-binding dehydrogenase produces MRSVLYRRHGDPAEVLETVDVEDPARPAPGEVLVRVTQRPVHYGDLLGIAGRYRSGGDLSVPEGGNRVGFEGFGLIEEAGEGVDLAPGTRVAFFPGRAAWSEHALVSADFVTAIPDTISDEIAAQLHVNPLTTALLRRAVIRAGVQPGNDVVVLTAAGSAVAKLVIATLGRMGIDAIGVVRSDSGAAELSALVPGLPVISTQSEGWQERLTAVAANRPIKAVLDPVGGDLASQMVTLLASGGSLISYGDLSGEPIAVPALFFSTRNITIFGVTVGSWASLPKAQRIEDLELALQLAADHPSLFPVAARYDLADARQAAAHVERPGKAGVVLLTSP; encoded by the coding sequence ATGCGCTCCGTTCTCTATCGCCGTCATGGCGACCCCGCCGAGGTCCTCGAAACCGTCGATGTCGAGGACCCCGCCCGCCCCGCTCCCGGCGAGGTGCTGGTCCGCGTTACGCAACGCCCTGTGCATTACGGCGATCTGCTGGGCATCGCCGGGCGCTATCGCAGCGGCGGCGATCTTTCCGTGCCTGAGGGCGGCAACCGGGTGGGCTTCGAGGGCTTCGGCCTGATCGAAGAGGCAGGTGAAGGCGTCGATCTGGCCCCCGGCACCCGCGTCGCCTTTTTCCCCGGCCGCGCGGCGTGGAGCGAGCATGCGCTGGTCTCCGCCGATTTCGTAACGGCGATCCCCGATACCATCAGCGATGAGATCGCCGCCCAGCTTCACGTCAATCCGCTGACCACCGCCCTGTTGCGCCGCGCCGTGATCCGCGCCGGGGTCCAGCCTGGCAACGATGTCGTGGTCCTCACGGCCGCCGGATCCGCCGTGGCCAAGCTGGTGATCGCGACGCTCGGACGCATGGGCATCGACGCCATCGGCGTGGTACGCAGCGACAGCGGCGCCGCCGAGCTTTCCGCCCTGGTCCCCGGCCTGCCGGTGATCTCCACGCAGAGCGAAGGCTGGCAGGAGCGACTGACCGCAGTGGCTGCAAACCGTCCCATCAAGGCCGTGCTGGACCCGGTGGGCGGTGATCTGGCCAGTCAGATGGTGACCTTGCTGGCCTCGGGCGGCTCGCTGATTTCCTATGGCGACCTCAGCGGTGAGCCCATTGCGGTGCCCGCCCTGTTCTTCTCTACCCGCAACATCACCATCTTCGGGGTCACCGTGGGTAGCTGGGCCTCCCTGCCCAAGGCACAGCGGATCGAGGATCTCGAACTCGCCCTGCAACTGGCGGCGGATCACCCCTCGCTGTTTCCCGTGGCGGCACGCTACGACCTGGCCGACGCGCGGCAGGCCGCCGCCCATGTCGAGCGTCCCGGCAAAGCCGGTGTGGTTCTGCTGACTTCGCCTTGA
- a CDS encoding pirin family protein, with translation MIEHRPFATLDGGAHGWLLARHHFAFAGVGKPEHAPIGALKVWNDDSIAPHSGFPLHPHKNIEIVTFVREGAITHEDSLGNKGRTEAGDVQVMSAGTGIRHSEYNAEPSTTRLFQIWLAARAPGGAPRWANRAFPQADRSGRFVTLASGTSRADALSINAEADVLGATMHAGEIITHDLAFRPQAYLVPTTGKILVNGVELMPRDGAAIHHETQLTITAIEDTQVVLVTLY, from the coding sequence ATGATCGAGCATCGTCCCTTTGCCACGTTGGATGGTGGCGCTCATGGCTGGCTTCTGGCCCGCCACCATTTCGCCTTCGCGGGGGTCGGCAAGCCCGAACACGCCCCCATCGGCGCCTTGAAGGTGTGGAACGACGACAGCATCGCTCCGCACAGCGGCTTCCCCCTTCATCCACACAAGAACATCGAGATCGTCACCTTCGTGCGCGAAGGCGCGATCACCCACGAGGACAGCCTTGGCAACAAGGGCCGCACGGAAGCGGGCGACGTTCAGGTGATGAGTGCGGGCACCGGCATCCGCCACTCCGAATACAACGCCGAACCCTCCACCACCCGGCTGTTCCAGATATGGCTAGCCGCCCGCGCGCCCGGCGGCGCGCCGCGCTGGGCCAATCGCGCCTTTCCCCAGGCGGACCGGAGCGGGCGTTTCGTCACGCTCGCCAGTGGCACGTCGCGGGCCGATGCGCTCTCCATCAATGCCGAGGCCGACGTCCTGGGCGCGACGATGCACGCGGGCGAGATCATCACGCATGATCTGGCATTCCGTCCACAGGCCTATCTGGTTCCCACCACGGGCAAGATCCTCGTCAATGGCGTGGAACTGATGCCCCGCGATGGCGCCGCCATCCATCATGAAACCCAGCTCACCATCACCGCGATCGAGGACACCCAGGTCGTCCTTGTGACGCTGTATTGA
- a CDS encoding SDR family oxidoreductase codes for MSNRLSGKVAVITGATSGIGLATAKIFVAQGAKVFITGRRRDVLDKAVAEIGGDVTGIQADSSSMADLDSLYEQVKAQAGRIDVLFTNAGGGTMLPLGQITEEQVDDTFDRNVKAVVFTVQKALPLMGQGGSIILTGSTAGTEGTAAFSIYSASKAAVRNLARSWALDLKETGIRVNVVSPGATRTPGLVELAGDDPQAQQGLLDYLASRIPLGRVGEAEEIGKAVLFLASDDASFVNGAELFADGGQAQV; via the coding sequence ATGTCCAATCGTCTCAGCGGCAAGGTTGCCGTCATCACCGGTGCCACTTCGGGCATCGGCCTCGCCACTGCCAAGATCTTCGTGGCGCAGGGCGCCAAGGTGTTCATCACCGGCCGCCGCCGCGATGTGCTCGACAAGGCGGTCGCCGAAATCGGTGGCGACGTCACCGGCATTCAGGCCGACAGCTCCAGCATGGCCGATCTCGACAGCCTCTATGAGCAGGTCAAGGCGCAGGCCGGGCGCATCGATGTGCTCTTCACCAATGCGGGCGGCGGCACCATGCTGCCCTTGGGTCAGATCACCGAGGAGCAGGTCGACGACACCTTCGACCGGAATGTGAAGGCCGTAGTCTTCACCGTGCAGAAGGCGTTGCCGCTGATGGGCCAGGGCGGCTCGATCATCCTGACCGGTTCGACGGCCGGCACCGAGGGCACCGCCGCCTTCAGCATCTATTCCGCCTCCAAGGCCGCCGTGCGCAATCTGGCGCGCAGTTGGGCGCTGGATCTCAAGGAGACCGGCATCCGTGTGAACGTCGTCAGCCCCGGCGCCACCCGCACCCCCGGTCTGGTCGAGCTGGCCGGTGACGATCCACAGGCGCAGCAGGGCCTGCTCGACTACCTCGCCTCGCGCATCCCGCTGGGCCGCGTGGGCGAGGCCGAGGAGATCGGCAAGGCCGTGCTGTTCCTCGCTTCGGACGATGCCAGCTTCGTGAACGGTGCCGAACTGTTCGCGGATGGCGGTCAGGCTCAGGTCTAA